The DNA segment GATCGAAACAACGTCATTTCGTTTGAGGGGGGATCCGAACCGGGTCAGGTGTGGGTTGGGCCGGGTGTTGGGTGAAAAATTGCTTGGGCTAAATCagatttctttttcattcttttcctctttttttaatttccaattttcctttaaattaaaactaaaaataaaaacctaaattaattcctaaatcaaaTAATCCTACCAcaataaattaattaactctaactaacaattaccacaaataattgaATACCAAATTGAAAGGAACACTCCCAAAATTCGAAACTCAAATTAAAAAGCGTAAAAATgagttattttgtgatttttccatttttgtaaagcaactaaattactaattaattcaaaacaaattaaatctcaaatgcaaatgcaatgtattttttgtatttttcatgacttaaaaaaaataaacgtGCGCATACAAATGCAAGCAAATAatgaaaaatgctacaaaaatctacggaattgcaaataatggaaaaaatttatttttcttgaatttatgggagtaattcacatagggtaaaaatcacgtgctcacagctattTTTATGACAAATAAACTTCAGAGAATTTGCATTTTTCCATCTCAAGTAGTGCGGTCCGTACAAGAATTGTGCGACTGTAGTTTCCTTCTCCTGTAGCGTTCAAAATTGTGTGTTCCGCACAATacatgtgcggtccacacttttTTCATACTTAGCCAATTTTTCTGAGCACGGTTCCTGTAAAGCACACTCATTCCTGCAACATACTTCAAATCCAGTTAGCAAAAAATAAGAcctgttacatcccgtactttaatattaAGATGAGCcgtagtaatccatatgagcttgaagggattaagaccATTTATGAGATTATAGAGGATTTGTGACTAGGTTATAAAAAGTTCCCGCAAGTtcaacaaccttgataccgttatatacatttgatatggtattCTGAATGaaacatttttgtaaaaaaaagagtttgaaaaatatgattttatatagttattaatattactactttcgaatctgctttaaattatacacagaATATGAGAAAAtatatgagattttctttattgtaaaaatagaaattattttttcacaagaaaataaggttatttttttaccattttaagaattaagcatacaaaaatttgtactctttatatgagattagaaaaattagaagttgagaaaatatatgcatTTTTACATGGACGTTTtcatgaaataatagtgtatgtattaattttatatggtatcatgctttattaatattttaatacTTTAATAATAGTACTTTGGGATGAGGACAAGACTATTTTTGAGGTTATAGGTGCTTATGATATTTATAATAAGCGATAAGTAAAGTCGTGAAGGTGAGATGGTAAACAAGTTGAAGAAAATGAGGTTGGTCGATGTTTGACATTTGGAGAtcaaatacggtccaagctataatacctcgtatttatggactagtaatataccatatgaccatgatagtaaagtatactatagtaagttatataaagtgtgttaaaggtgagtagtattttaagcaatttaagataattcttaattatatgggtaattggttaattattggataatgggagattacctaattaattaacaaATTGTTGGATAAGATTAACCCCCTCCCTCAACGTGGCAGCACCCCATTTCCATTTAGTGACTGTTAAAGTTCTTACATAGGTGTCACACTTAGAGGATTAGGTGGATTAGTCATCTAATAAATGGGTTACACCTACTTAGAGCTTTCCTACACTAGTAAGGTGTTTCATTTTTTTAATAACTAAGATCAAGAATCCAGGGATGAATTCATGAGAGATTTTCCTCAAAATCCAATTATTAGGTTTCCTCTTGAATTTCTTTGGGGAATGCTACAAGTAATTTAAATCGAAACAAATATGCATTGAGGAATACTTGTTTCACTATATACATGTCGTAAGATTGCAGTTGTCAATGCTCTGGTCATGATTTGATATTGCAAAGTTGTATTCTGGAGGTGGCGTTACATGGAAACGATTGAATTTTTGCTACAAAATAAATGACGTTGTTTGTGGATTCCATGCCAATGGGATAAAGCGTGAATTGCAAATTCTAAAagagcacggtacaatctttctcaagaatatcatacgaattttttcctAATTCAATCCGTCGTTAcatgttttatcacaaaagatgaGTATTAGAGGAATTGTTAAGAGAactggctcaggtatgttaaggctaatcctttcTTCTTTTGGCGTTATCCAAGTAATAATACATAAACATAACGCTATTTATAAGTgtttctactcttagcagttaaggatgtctatgttatttattcctgtaaaatgatattcaagcatgtctaagtatgtccCTAAGTCCCTATTGAGGTATATGATAGagatgttaatgtttataatatagtgatacatgcatcttcatgcatttaccactGTGCTACAGCcagtcgggcagttaccaccggttgggaAATTGTATATCATTATTTGCCACCAGTTAGGCAGttatgcatattcatttaccaccgagctacggccggtcgaGCAGTCATGTATTTACTACCGAGCTACGGTCGATTGGGAAGTTATACATTTACCGCCGAGCTACTACTGGTCGGGCACTCATTCATTTACCAACGCGCTACGGCAGTCgtgcagttaccactgatcaatTAGGCAGTTATGCATCATAAGATATGGAAGATAGTCTAaaagagaagcattatatatataaCTATAATAAGTATTCATATATGGTGGAacttcagagattcaggttgattcttatatgtctttaattaatattgacttattgttatgtttcagttctgccttacatactcagtacattattcgtactgatgtccttttgttgggggcgatgcattcatgcctgcaagtatagataatcaatttgacgagccctcatagtagacgataTTGGCATtaagcgaaggatcggtaagactctacCTCATTTGAAGTGCAACCGAGTATTTAAGTCATCATGTCAGTGTTTtactacagacttatgggtaggccagtaccctgtcccatttggtGTCAAATAATCTTATAGGCTttatagacagaggttcattttgtacagtatgttagaggccttgacggcccatatgtattcatgttttcaGAACGATGATATATTGATACAACATTTGCCAACTTATAGTTGTACATTACAAGTTGtgtccatgttggcccatgatagttagaagaaaaaaatgagttgcggagtggttcgctcgggccagtacgACACCAAACGCCAtacacgcctccccaggtttggggcgtgacaagacctatctaaagaagaagaaaagaaaaaaagaaaaagaaacatgggttgcctcccaagaagcgcttgatttaacgtcgcggcacgacgcagattACCATTAATTGAAATGAATTACCGCCATGACGTGGCCATCACCAACTTTTTCCAAATAATGCTTCACCCGGTGTccattgactctaaacacctcatcatttttattcttcaagtccaatgcaccaaaGGTGTCATACCCATAACCTCAAACTggccactccatttagacttaACTTTTTGGGAAACATCTATAACCGTGAATTGGCCACTCCAATGCATGTTCCAAATGTACttgtcatgaagatatttcatcttTTATTTGTATAAGGATGAACTTGTGTATGCATGGTACCGGAACTCATCCAACTCATTCAAAAGTGGCATCCTTAAGATGGcggcaacatcccactcaagattcaacttctttaaagcccacatggctttgtgctcaaGTGCCActagaagatgacaagcttttccgaaCACCAACTGGAATAGAGACATTTTTATAGGTGTTTTGTAAGTCGTCCTATAagccgtcctataagcccataaagcatcatcaagtttcttgGATCAATCCATCCAGTTAGCATTCactgttttggacaaaatactttttatctcccggttggagactttCACTTGACCGCTTGCTTTTGGATTATAGGGAGTCGTGACTTTATGAGTGACGtcatacttggtgagtaaggtatCGAAAGCTTTGTTGCAAATATACAAACCCCCATCGCTCATGATAGCCcgcggagtaccaaaccttgtgaaaatattcttcaTCAAAAATGCCATAACACTTCTCGCTTCATTGTTGGGTAGAGCaacggcctcaacccatttggaaacataatcaaccgcaaccaagatgtaggtgtttccaAAAGAACTCACAAAAGGACCTATGAAttcaataccccacacatcaaaaatatcaagcTCTAAAATGGTGGTGAGGGGCATTTAATTTTTCTTTGAAATTCTACCAGCCCTTTGAAATTCATCACAATGCTTGACTAGATCACTTGCATCCTCGTAAagagtgggccaatagaaaccgcaATAAAGCACTTTGGCTATCGTTCTTGCTCCACTATGGTGGCCACCATACAGCAAAGAATGAAAATTCCCAAGAATTTCACATTGTTCCTCCTCCGGTACACATTTTCTAATCACTCCATCCGTACAAATCCAGAAAAGGTAcagttcatcccaataatagtcttgacaatcccgtttgagcttcttccttttgtttgaagagaactcatccggGATGATACCACTTACAAGAACATTTGCTAGAACCGCAAACCATGGCACCTCTTTCATTGAAATAGCTAAGAGTTTCTCATCGAGGAAGGAGTTATTGAGTCAAGGCCTtcatgtggcctcccctcctcctccaaatgagacaagtgatctgccacttggttttcactttcTTTACGATCTTGGATGTCTATATCAAACTCTTGCGAcaaaagcacccatctcatcaattgGGCTTTGGAATATTTCTTGCTCATAAGATAACAAAGTGTCACATGATCCGTATGGACAATTACTTTtgcacccatcaaatacgggtGGAACTTCTCAATAGCAAACACAATGGAAATGAGTTCTTTCTCCATAACGGTGTAGTTGACTTGGGaactattcatggtcttactagcatagtagacagGATGAAAAATCTTGTTTATGTGTTGCCCCAAAACAGCCCATACCGCTACATCAattgcatcgcacatgagctcaaaagaaACACTCTAATTTGGAGCGGTGATAATGGGAGTAGTATTCAACATGAACTTTAGAAATTTAAAAAATCTGATTCAATCATCATTGAAGTGAAACCTAGCATCTTTCTCCAAAAACTTGCACAATGGGTTCACCACTTTATAGATATCCTTGATGAAATGCCGGTAAAGTCCTACGCGGCCTAAAAAACTCCGCACGACTTTCACCGAAGTTGGAGGCagaagtttagaaatcacctcaataTTTGCCTTGTTGACTTCAATGCCATTCTTCGAGATAttgtggccaaggacaatgccttcctcgaccataaAATGACATATCTCCCAATTGAGCACAAAGTTTGTTTCTTCATATCTTGCCAACACTTTATCCAAGTTTGtgagacaatcatcaaaagaatgcccgaccaccgagaagtcatccatgaagacttcaaggtaATCCTCCACTATGTCCGTGAAGAtcgccatcatacacctttgaaaagttacTGGTTCattgcacaacccaaatggcatccgcttgaaggaaaaagtaccataaggacatgtCAAAATagttttctcttgatcctccAGAGCAATAAGAATTGGGTTGTAGCCAGAATACCCATCAATAAAATAATAGAAAGCACGATCGaccaatctatcaagcatttgttCTAGGATGGGAAGTGGAAAATGgtccttccttgtgactttgttgagcttatgatagtccatacacactctccacccgGTTACCGTTCTAGTAAgaatcaactcattcttatcatcggtgaccaccgtcatgcctcctttctttggaacacattgaACAGGAGAAGTTCATGAACTATCAGAAATACGGtagacaaccccgacatccaaccacttgatgatctTCTTTTTGACAACCTGTTGTGTGGATTTATTGAGTCTCCTTTTATATTCAATATATGGTTTTTCACATTCCTCCAAGTTAATCTTTTGCATACAAAATGCAAGGCTTATCCCCAAAATATCCACCAATGTCCATCGAATAGCCTTATTCCTCATTTGTAGCACCGCCAATATGGATtttacctgcacgttagtcaaacaagaggaaagaataactggtaaagtagaagaagggccaagaaattcatatCGAAGATGTGGAGtcaatggcttcaactccaagatATGAGGCTCCTCAACTAAAGGCTTTGTTGGAGAAGTTGTTcaattttcaagatccaaggacaatttgCGGGGCTCATAAGTGTACGATGTCATTCCTTACAAAGAGTTCATACATTCCACAAATCCCTCCATTGCttcatcatcaaagttgagcaagaCGGCCTCCAATGTATCATCAACATTTATCACAACACTTGTTTCATCCACATTCACATCGGTCACCAAGTCCATGAAAGAGCACACATCTTGCTATTGGGTTGCCTCATAGACTTACACATATGGAAAACCACTTTTTAATCACCAACATAGAAGGTAAGTTCTCCGGCTTCAACATCAACTAGAGCCTTTCCCGTAGAAAGGAAAGGTCTCCCTAAAATAATGGGTACCTCATagtcaacctcacaatcaagaatgacaaaattcgctggaagaatgaatttatcaacacgaaccaaTACATCCTCATTCActcccaatggtctcttcatggtACGATCGGCCATTTGTAGTGTcatagatgtgggtcttggttgcccaattctcaaagtcttgaaaaccgaatagggcatcaaatttatactttccccaagatcacaaagagctttagcaaactcggcacttccaatggtacaaggGATtatgaaagcaccgggatcttccaATTTGGGAGCCCTTGAATGGACAATTTCACTAACTTGATGAGTCGTTTTTGTAGTTTCACAATTCATTGACTTCTTTTTTATCACCAAATCCTTCATAAACTTTGCATAACCGGGCATTTTCTCCAAggcttcaactaatggcacattgattgatagactcttcatcatgtcaatgaactttttgaattggttctcGCCATTTTGTttggcaagcctttgaggatatggagAAGGAGGCCTAggcattggtgccttagccttttgcaTTACCGGTTCTGGTATGTCAACAATGTGATCCTTAGATGGGTTCACTTCCACTTGAGTCTCTTCCAAattgtcatcaatatcaatccgcatTTCATCATTTGCTTGCACCACATTGTTTGGGGTCTCATCTTCTTGTACCACTTGCTCATCATCCACAAGTTTTATTTGACTTGAGGTGGATGCATCCCCACCTTTTCCACTCCTTTTAGTAATGGCGACATCATGTACCATGTTTTTCCCATCCGTTGGGTTCACCACCATGTCACTTGGTAGTGCACCCTTAGGACGAGCGTTTAAAACTTGAGAGATTTGCCCCATTTGAACTTCCAAGTTGCGAATTGATGTGTTGTGTGAGGCTATTTCGGCTTGGAGTCGttattcttctccatcatttgtttgaacatattctcaattcattccatctcattgttggaagaacttggaccatgggaaggataaggaGGCAGGTTGCTTGGTTGTTGATATAtcaggggcctttgaaagcccgaCACTCAATTGCCTTGATTATTGTTCCATCCCCCTTGGTTGTTGCCTCCCCAATCCTTAGTTGTTGctactccaattgccttggttatttccaccactccaatttccttgattgttgttattacTCCAATTCCATTTATTGTTGCCACTACTCCAATTACCTTGGTTGTTAaaattccaattaccttgattaccttgaggtcgccattgttgttgattcagGACTTGAGAGTTGTTTCTTTTCCCTTAAAatttgttcacgtattgcacttcCTCCTCTTGTTCATTATAAGATTCATCTTGgtcaaacccattatcttcttgCCATAATTCTCCATACGGTTTTGCACTTGTGGACCCTTGGGCCTTCTTTTGTTCACCATAATACTTACTACCTCCATGGAATTTACTTTCTTAGgactttgcacttgttgaagttgagccTTAGGTAATTGATTCATTGTGGTGGTCAACTCAAAAATGGCTTGCACATGATCATGCAGTTCTTTATATAGGTGAATCACATTCAgatcaccttgaggaacatttACCCTGCTTTGCCATGATGATGAAGTATCCGCCATTTCATCTAAAATCTCAAAAGCTTTTGCATACGGTGTTGTCATGAAATTTCCACTAGAAAATTGATTGATCACGCACTGATTGGTAGTATTGATCCCCCGATAGAAAGTTTGATGAATCATAGCCTCCATCATGTCATTATTGGGGCACTTTTTGACCATTGTTCGGTACCTCTCCCATATTTCGTGCAACAGCTCATTGGACTCTTGTTTGAATGCTAGAATCTCATCTCTAAGAGTATCCATATGCCCGGGAGAATAtaacttggaaataaatttctcCGCCAACTCATCCTATGTATGAACGGAATGGTTTGGCAATATCTCTAACCAATCCAAGTGTTTCACGCGTAGAGAGAAAGGAAATAGCCTCAATCTTAAAGTATCCTCGAAGACATTTGTTTGTTTACTCCCCCAACAAGtgtccacaaaccccttcaagtgTTTGTATGCATTTTGACTCGGAGCCCCGGTGAAGAATCCCCATTGCTCTAGCAATGTAAGCATTACATTCGTGATTTGAAAGTTGCCTGCCCTAATGCGGGGCAGGACTATGGCACTTTTATACCCTTCATTCGGCAACACCCGATGTGGAAccgctcttggtggaggtgggggtggAACTGGAATGTTGTCTTGAGGCGTTTGGTTtcttctatttgcttgaggttcatGAGGAACCTCTTCAACTTGGTCATCTTCAGCGTCCACATTCCCCAAAGGCATGTTTCCAATTTGATCATTGTTGAGGGCTATTGTTGCATCTACAATTGATTCACAAAAATCAGTAACAcggaaaaaaaagaagacaattcacatgaaaaaccaaatatatagttaaattcattttttcctccccggcaatggcgccaaaaattgATATCATCCAAGTTCACACCCTAATTCAAGGTTATGAAATGGTTGCttgcaatagtaatacccaacaagGAGTCAGGGTCGAATTCCACATGGAGCTATACGTGGGATTTAGGAGTATAGATTACAGTGTATGAGTATGAACTATCTCAATTTACACTTCCACAAATTTGTGTTTGTTCTATGTCTATTTTAATCTAAGATTTCAAGATTAAGAATTGAAACTAAGAAATTGTTTTTGTAGTTGTTTTCAAATGATACAAAAGGCCTAGGGCTATGACCTTCACCTACGTGTTTGCCTAACGGGTTGTAAACATTAAAGCTTGTTTTATTggtcggggtgtattatagctatcaacacttgagtacccactcaatacctctcagtcagagagtgattttgcccattTTGGTTTTCTCAAGTCCAACTGGGTATTGAGAAAAACGGTTGATACGAAGCTCAAGTCGagttttactatctctaggttcaaccctttaattggtaCTATAAATCTCTTGAGTTATCCAATTTCTTGTCAGCGAAGTTTTTCTAGACTaaatctctctttctcaagtagagaccaagtcaaataggcatggactaatatttgcaaccattaattctataattaaaagtaagaacaaggctaaataataaacatccaaccataaacaagcaataaatcaaacacccattatgATTACACTCTAAGGTTAGGTGACAATCCTAGTAAAAATCTAGATACTCATGCTTAAGatagaagaaatagaagaagaaatgataaCTAAACCCATATTAATAATTAAAATGATGAAATCTATATTCAAAAAGCTCAAAATAGTAAGTACTACAAAAGAGAGTAAATAAAACTGTCTACGTTGATGTCTAAACTTAACCATAAAAAGTGAAACTCTTTTATTTATACAAGGCTagaattttcggacaaaaatacctTTTCGGAGGTTTTGCGACCGCATAATTCCATGTCCAGTCCGTATATTTCTTCAGCCTGATAGGATTGGAAACTTGCGGACGCATAATTCTGAACTCCGACCGCACTTCTCTCTTTCTACGGTCTGCTCATTTCTAAATGCGGCCGCACATTGCTCTTCTACGGACCGCAAAAATGTGATTGCGGCAGCATAGCTCTTCTATGTTCGTgcaataattgtgcggtccgcacttctgtTGAACTGAGATGCAAGTTCTCTGAACTTTTACTCTTGCCCAGTTTCTATGGTGTACATgtcatgtgcggaccgcactttaCACATGTCTCTTCTATGAGTTTCTTCATAATCTGTGACCGTAGATGATAATCTATAGTCCGCACTTTGAGCTTATGTGCCTGTTTTTTTCCTTGAGTTTAGATCACTCCTTTGTGAGTTGGATTTTATCTTGGGGGATCATTTTCCAATATTCctgcaattaagcatatttcatTAGTTTTTGGGAACACTATTAAATGCTTTTGGACTAAAATGAAAGCTAAAAGgcactaataagtagtcaaaatccccacttatcagcCAGCCTGAGGCGGGGATCAAGCAGCTagaggtggtggtcaggccattagaggtggaggctagcaaGTTAGAGGTCGTTTGAGAGGTAGAGGTCAGAGTGGTGGGACTCATCCCCTTTTCTATGCATTCCTAACTAGACCTAAGGTAGAGTCATCGGATGcggtcatcacatgtattattccagttttccatagagatgcattcgttctatttgaTCTTCGTTCtgcttattcatatgtgtcatcatatttttcttcatatttggatatgtctcatgattctttgagtgctcctatttatgtgtctatgcCTGTCAGATATTTTATTGTGGTAGTCCAGGTATATCGTGCTTGTTTGGTCACTATCGAGAGCTATGATACTAGGGTAGACcttctacttcttgatatggtggattttgatgtgatcttAGGCATGGAATAATTATCACAATATCACACTATTTTTGGACTATCACGCCAAAATTGTGACATTAGCCATGTCGGGGTTACCtcaattggagtggagagggactcccgAACATTCTACTAGAAGGGTCATTTCATATGTGAAGGTTCgatgtatggttgagaaggggtgtctagcataTTTGGCCTATATACATGATCCTAGTGTGGAGTTTCCTTCAAAGGATTCAGTACCAGCCCATTTCCACTGCACCATACAGTATGGCCTCAATTGAGTTGAAacaattgaaggagcagttgcaggatttgcttgataagggattcatttggcatagtgtctcaccttggggtgcaccgatgatttttgtgaagaaaaaggatagaACAATGaggatgtgtgtagattatatgcagttgaacaaagtcgttgtcaagaacaagtatccgttgTCAAGTATTGATCACttttttgaccagcttcaaggtgccaaggtgtATTCCAATATTTATTTGAGATacggctaccatcagttgaagattagggcatcagatgtccctaagatagctttttggACTCGGTGTGGTTACTACGAGtttttagtgatgtcatttgtcTTGACTAATACCCCAgcaacctttatggatttgatgaccCGGGTGTTCAAGCTCTGTCTGGATTCTTTtgtgataatcttcattaattaTATTGGGtctactcccgcagtcgagaggagcatgagaaGCATCTTTAGATCGTACTTCAGACACTGATGGATCATTAGTTTTATGCcaaattttcaaagtgtgagttctggttaggcTTGGTTGCCTTTTTAGGCCATGTGGTATCTttcgagggtattaaggtggatcccaagaagattgaatTAGTTAAAAACTAtcctagacctacttcagctacaGGATTCGGAGCTTCTTGGGTTTGGAAGggtattatcaccggtttgtggaggggttctcatctatcttATCCCtattgaccaagttgacccagaaaggtgctctTTTCATATGTTCCAACTAGTGTCAGTTGagatttcaaaagctcaagactacaTTGATTACAACCCCAATGTAGGTGTTAACTGCTGGTTCAGGATCATAGATCGTGTACTATGATGCATTGCGTATTGGGCTTGGCGTGATATTGATGTATGAAGGTAGGGTGATTGGCTACGCATCTCGGctgttgaaggttcatgagaagaattaccctgtgcatgatttagagttagcagccattgttcatgcactgaagatttggaggcactatctatatggcaTTCCATGTGAGATCTATACCAACCATCAGAGTCGCCAACACCTTTTCAAGCAGAaagac comes from the Nicotiana sylvestris chromosome 4, ASM39365v2, whole genome shotgun sequence genome and includes:
- the LOC138889778 gene encoding uncharacterized protein; this translates as MGQISQVLNARPKGALPSDMVVNPTDGKNMVHDVAITKRSGKGGDASTSSQIKLVDDEQVVQEDETPNNVVQANDEMRIDIDDNLEETQVEVNPSKDHIVDIPEPVMQKAKAPMPRPPSPYPQRLAKQNGENQFKKFIDMMKSLSINVPLVEALEKMPGYAKFMKDLVIKKKSMNCETTKTTHQVSEIVHSRAPKLEDPGAFIIPCTIGSAEFAKALCDLGESINLMPYSVFKTLRIGQPRPTSMTLQMADRTMKRPLGVNEDVLVRVDKFILPANFVILDCEVDYEVPIILGRPFLSTGKALVDVEAGELTFYVGD